A segment of the Chloroflexota bacterium genome:
AAATTGGAGGCCTCAGACGAGGAAGTGTTCATCGATGCGGGCAGTTTCAGGGTCAAAGTGCCATCGGATCGGGTCCCTCCACTGAAAGATTACCTGGGTCAAGAGATAATCTTCGGTATCCGACCAGAGAACATTCATGACCGGGAATTCGCCCCGCCCGGCATCACGGCCCAGTATGTCGAAGCCCTGGTCGAAGTGACGGAGTTGATGGGTAACGAAGTGTACGTCTATCTGGTCAGCAATGGCAATTCATTCATTGCCCGCGTAAATCCACGCACTTCGGCGCGCCCTGGGAAGAGATTAGGGGTGGCTTTCGATATGGGGGCCATTCACCTCTTCGACCGGAAGACGGAAAAGGCTATTCGCTGAGCCACTGGGTTAGTCTTACCAAAGGGGAATCCATAGACGGATCCCCCTTTTTCTTTCTGGCCCCAACCTCAGGGCCGACTCTTCTTCCACTCGCCACGTCGGAAGAGAAAATAGATGAATGCAGCCCGGCAGGTCCAGTCTACGGCAGTGCCTAGCCATACACCATTGAGTCCCCAGCCAAAGATGTTGGCGAACAAATAGACTATAGGCACGCGGGCGATAAACGTCCCGGCAAACGTAGCATACATCGGCGATTTCATATCACCTGCGCCACGCAGGCTGCCACTTAGAACCATCAAAGCGCCGAGGGGTAACTGTTCCAACGCCCCAATTTGCACGGCGCGTCCCGCCAATTCCAATACCTCTGGCGTAGCCCCAAAAAACGCTGCCATCTGTGGGCCAAAGAGGGCGAAACTCACAGCCAGGAGGCCCATCACTGCCAGCGCAAAACGCAGGCCGCGCCAGGTTGTTTCTTCAGCCAAATCCCCCTTTCCCGCACCCAGGGACTGCCCCACCAGGGTCGTGCTGGCGGCGCTGAAACCAAAGCCGGGCATGAAAGACAGGGATTCCACTGCTACCGCCACTTGATGCGCCGCCAGAGTGACCTCTCCTAATCCGGAGACAATGCGCATGAAGAGTACGGAACCCAGGCGCATGACAACTGTCTCGGCAGCATTGGGCACGCTCAGGCCAATGAGATCGCGGATCACTCCGCGCTTAATAATCAGTAGGTCGCGAAACCCCACCTTCACAAATCGCCGCCCTGTGAAGATCAGAGCCAGGGTGAGCACCCCGCCAAGCAATCGAGCCAGGGCTGTTCCTATGCCCGCACCCGCAATACCCATTGGTGGAATCGGGCCTAGCCCGAAAATAAGCACCGCGGCAACGACGACATTCAACACGTTCATAAGGCCAGTAATTACCATAGGTGTGCGCGTATCGCCTGAACCGCGCATGACGCCATTCAACACGATCATTGGGAAGAGGAAAAATGACGTGGACAAAACCAGCCGCATATATAAAGCACCTAATTCCACCACCCGTTCGGTCGCGCCCATGAGACACAGCAACTGCTCTGCCAGAGGCCAGAGTATAGCAACGGTCAACAGAGCAGCCAAGAACGAAAACCATACAGAGTGGGCAGCCACTTCCCTCGCGCGCTCATATTCTCTTGCCCCCCAGTAGTGGGCGACCAGTGACGTGGCACTAATTGCAATCGCCGTAAAAAGACTCTGCGCGATTTGCAGGAAGAGACCTGCCAGGCT
Coding sequences within it:
- a CDS encoding MATE family efflux transporter; this encodes MTVSMTPTTDLILTRENITRNYIALALPAVGENLLTMMVFFSNTFLVGWMKDPAALAAVSLAGLFLQIAQSLFTAIAISATSLVAHYWGAREYERAREVAAHSVWFSFLAALLTVAILWPLAEQLLCLMGATERVVELGALYMRLVLSTSFFLFPMIVLNGVMRGSGDTRTPMVITGLMNVLNVVVAAVLIFGLGPIPPMGIAGAGIGTALARLLGGVLTLALIFTGRRFVKVGFRDLLIIKRGVIRDLIGLSVPNAAETVVMRLGSVLFMRIVSGLGEVTLAAHQVAVAVESLSFMPGFGFSAASTTLVGQSLGAGKGDLAEETTWRGLRFALAVMGLLAVSFALFGPQMAAFFGATPEVLELAGRAVQIGALEQLPLGALMVLSGSLRGAGDMKSPMYATFAGTFIARVPIVYLFANIFGWGLNGVWLGTAVDWTCRAAFIYFLFRRGEWKKSRP